One part of the Esox lucius isolate fEsoLuc1 chromosome 10, fEsoLuc1.pri, whole genome shotgun sequence genome encodes these proteins:
- the rbm24a gene encoding RNA-binding protein 24 has product MHTTQKDTTYTKIFVGGLPYHTTDSSLRKYFEVFGEIEEAVVITDRQTGKSRGYGFVTMADRSAADRACKDPNPIIDGRKANVNLAYLGAKPRVMQPGFTFGVPQIHPAFIQRPYGIPAHYVYPQAFMQPSAMVIPHAMQPSAASASTAASPYIDYTGGAYAQYSAAAASAAAAAAAYEQYPYAASPAAAGYVTAAGYGYVQQPLAAAAPGSAAAAAFGQYQPQQLQADRMQ; this is encoded by the exons ATGCACACCACACAGAAGGACACGACCTACACGAAGATTTTTGTCGGAGGTCTTCCGTACCACACCACGGATTCCAGTCTCAGGAAATATTTTGAAGTGTTCGGAGAAATTGAAGAAGCAGTCGTGATTACGGATAGACAGACCGGCAAATCTAGGGGGTATGGATTC GTGACGATGGCAGACCGCTCAGCTGCAGACAGAGCCTGTAAAGACCCCAATCCCATCATTGATGGCAGGAAAGCCAATGTCAACCTGGCATACCTGGGGGCAAAGCCACGAGTGATGCagccag GTTTCACGTTTGGTGTTCCACAAATTCACCCAGCATTTATCCAAAGGCCTTATGG GATCCCCGCTCACTACGTCTACCCCCAGGCCTTCATGCAGCCCAGCGCCATGGTCATCCCCCACGCCATGCAGCCCAGCGCGGCCTCCGCCTCCACGGCCGCCTCCCCGTACATCGACTACACCGGGGGCGCCTACGCGCAGTACTCCGCCGCCGCTGCCAGCGCCGCCGCCGCAGCCGCCGCCTACGAGCAGTATCCCTACGCCGCCTCCCCCGCGGCGGCCGGCTACGTAACCGCGGCCGGCTACGGCTACGTTCAGCAGCCCCTGGCGGCCGCTGCGCCGGGTTCAGCCGCGGCCGCGGCCTTCGGTCAGTACCAGCCTCAGCAGCTGCAAGCCGACCGCATGCAATAG